The following coding sequences are from one Brooklawnia cerclae window:
- the pspAA gene encoding PspA-associated protein PspAA, which yields MIVRIMGDGQWEVPDDALARLNVLDDLVTQAVEDRDEEALASILSEMGDLVRRLGTRAASGVLRLSDLIVPAADTPLHEVREWLQESRVDDGLIPG from the coding sequence GTGATCGTCCGCATCATGGGCGACGGGCAGTGGGAGGTGCCGGACGATGCGCTCGCCCGCCTGAACGTGCTCGACGACCTGGTCACCCAGGCGGTGGAGGACCGGGACGAGGAGGCCCTCGCGTCGATCCTGTCGGAGATGGGTGATCTGGTCCGGCGGCTCGGGACGCGAGCCGCGTCGGGCGTCCTGAGGCTGTCCGATCTCATCGTCCCGGCAGCCGACACGCCGTTGCACGAGGTGCGGGAATGGCTGCAGGAATCGCGTGTCGACGACGGGCTGATCCCGGGCTGA
- a CDS encoding DUF3043 domain-containing protein produces MGLFRPYQRNEVADKAQGTVAPAPATVSSSPSSAGKGTPTPSRRQAEQERLARLHPTLSKRELKQREREASRARSDREWAQVESLPERVLLRNFVDSRWSISEFTWPVLMVMMAAFLTSQWWPAMSYYSSYAIWVLMVVIIIEVGWTWSKYRKLLDERLPRASRKGLLMYMGSRMISMRRFRRPPAEIPRGGEY; encoded by the coding sequence GTGGGACTTTTTCGCCCCTACCAGCGCAATGAGGTAGCCGACAAGGCGCAGGGCACCGTAGCCCCGGCCCCGGCGACCGTCTCCTCGTCCCCGTCGTCGGCGGGCAAGGGCACTCCGACCCCGAGCCGCCGCCAGGCAGAGCAGGAACGGCTGGCGCGACTCCACCCGACGCTCAGCAAACGCGAGCTGAAGCAACGCGAGCGCGAGGCGAGCCGGGCGCGGTCGGACCGGGAATGGGCCCAGGTCGAGTCGTTGCCCGAGCGCGTGCTGCTGCGCAATTTCGTCGACTCCCGCTGGTCGATCAGCGAGTTCACCTGGCCGGTGCTGATGGTCATGATGGCGGCGTTCCTCACGAGCCAGTGGTGGCCCGCGATGTCGTACTACTCCTCGTACGCGATCTGGGTCCTGATGGTGGTCATCATCATCGAGGTCGGCTGGACGTGGTCGAAATACCGCAAGCTGCTGGACGAGCGTCTTCCGCGTGCGTCCCGCAAGGGGCTGTTGATGTACATGGGATCGCGGATGATCTCGATGCGTCGTTTCCGCCGTCCACCTGCGGAGATCCCGCGCGGGGGCGAGTACTGA
- the gcvT gene encoding glycine cleavage system aminomethyltransferase GcvT — protein sequence MSEGTHGAAGEPVGLHVSPLHEWHEAHGAKLAEFGGWSMPIEYAGAGVLAEHAAVRERVGLFDVSHLGKLLVTGPGAKDHLDRLLTGDLGRIGAGRAQYTLLCNERGGVTDDLIAYVSGDERVLLVPNAANAAQVAAVVAATAPVGVEVRDLHHDRAVIAVQGPSCDDLLAAAGLPADLGYMAFRSLGEDATICRTGYTGERGIELVVPASEASVWWQRLLEAGEGLGVHACGLGARDTLRTEMGYPLHGNDITAGIDPVEAGLSWAIGWGKPAFMGRDALLAIRAAGPARRARGLRSLGRGIPRHGMEVVDASGETVIGTVTSGTFSPTLRYGIGLALVDANQAPGDVVGVRVRNRVESFELVKPPFVPSHVR from the coding sequence ATGAGCGAGGGTACGCACGGCGCTGCCGGTGAACCGGTGGGGCTGCACGTCTCGCCCCTGCACGAGTGGCACGAGGCCCACGGAGCGAAGCTCGCCGAGTTCGGCGGTTGGTCGATGCCGATCGAGTACGCCGGTGCCGGTGTGCTCGCCGAGCACGCGGCAGTGCGCGAGCGCGTCGGGCTGTTCGACGTGTCCCATCTGGGCAAGCTGCTCGTCACCGGACCGGGCGCCAAGGACCATCTCGATCGTCTGCTGACCGGTGACCTGGGGCGGATCGGCGCCGGGCGTGCGCAGTACACCCTCCTGTGCAACGAGCGGGGCGGGGTGACCGACGACCTCATCGCCTACGTCTCGGGCGACGAACGCGTCCTGCTCGTCCCGAACGCGGCGAACGCCGCGCAGGTCGCCGCCGTCGTCGCCGCGACGGCGCCCGTGGGCGTCGAGGTGCGCGACCTGCACCATGACCGGGCGGTGATCGCCGTGCAGGGCCCGTCCTGTGACGATCTGCTGGCGGCGGCCGGGTTGCCTGCGGACCTCGGCTACATGGCATTCCGCTCGCTCGGCGAGGACGCGACGATCTGCCGCACCGGATACACCGGTGAGCGTGGCATCGAGCTCGTCGTCCCCGCCTCCGAGGCGTCGGTGTGGTGGCAGCGCCTGTTGGAGGCCGGCGAGGGCCTGGGCGTCCATGCCTGCGGGCTCGGGGCGCGGGACACGTTGCGCACCGAGATGGGTTATCCGCTGCACGGCAACGACATCACCGCCGGCATCGACCCGGTCGAGGCCGGTCTGTCGTGGGCGATCGGCTGGGGCAAACCCGCCTTCATGGGCCGGGACGCGCTGCTCGCGATCCGTGCCGCCGGTCCCGCCCGCCGCGCGCGGGGGTTGCGGTCATTGGGACGCGGCATCCCCCGGCACGGTATGGAGGTCGTGGACGCGTCCGGCGAGACGGTGATCGGCACGGTGACGTCCGGAACCTTCTCGCCCACCCTGCGCTACGGCATCGGCCTGGCGCTGGTGGACGCGAACCAGGCGCCCGGAGACGTCGTCGGTGTTCGCGTCCGCAACCGGGTCGAGTCGTTCGAGCTGGTCAAGCCGCCTTTCGTGCCGTCGCACGTGCGCTGA
- the erpA gene encoding iron-sulfur cluster insertion protein ErpA has protein sequence MTDTAVNVTGVTLTDAAAAKAAALLTAEGRDDLALRIAVQPGGCSGLRYQLMFDDRRLDGDLSYPYDGVALVVDKMSAPYLSGAVIDFVDTIEAQGFTIDNPNATSTCACGDSFH, from the coding sequence ATGACAGATACCGCTGTGAACGTCACCGGTGTCACTCTGACCGATGCGGCTGCGGCCAAGGCCGCCGCCCTGCTCACGGCCGAAGGCCGCGATGACCTGGCTCTGCGGATCGCCGTCCAGCCCGGTGGCTGCTCCGGCCTGCGCTACCAGCTGATGTTCGACGATCGCCGGCTCGACGGCGATCTCAGCTACCCCTACGACGGCGTCGCGCTCGTCGTGGACAAGATGAGCGCACCCTACCTGAGCGGCGCCGTCATCGACTTCGTCGACACCATCGAGGCCCAAGGCTTCACGATCGACAACCCGAACGCGACAAGCACCTGCGCCTGCGGCGACTCCTTCCACTGA
- a CDS encoding PspA/IM30 family protein yields MASLFDRLSAIIKPKESQVLDKDTDTGDALDHAYRQQLDLLQHVRRGAAEVASSRKELDQSLNQLAAEMDRLTTAARHALAQGRDDLAREALTRKAGLHAQLHELESDRSRLLTEEEKLVLTSTRLQAKADAFRTRIEALRATEAAEDARARIEEASAAVSRELGDVGEVIRDAETAALQTRQRASALGDLIANGTVPPITQADESVAGESSISPVAPGVEEELQALRADLADAAVPTDQQYQQPGSLPATDVQDAPITQPVLTQPAVTQPVLTQPPVASEPLATPPTSTDAADHAIAPEGTEQ; encoded by the coding sequence ATGGCCAGCCTCTTCGATCGCTTGTCGGCGATCATCAAACCGAAGGAGAGCCAGGTCCTCGACAAGGACACAGATACTGGCGACGCCCTCGACCATGCCTACCGGCAGCAGCTCGACCTGCTGCAGCACGTGCGCCGCGGTGCTGCCGAAGTCGCCAGCAGCCGCAAGGAACTCGACCAAAGCCTCAACCAGCTCGCCGCCGAGATGGACAGGCTCACCACCGCCGCGCGGCATGCCCTCGCCCAGGGACGCGACGATCTCGCGCGGGAGGCGCTGACCCGCAAGGCCGGGCTGCACGCCCAGCTCCACGAGCTGGAGTCCGACCGCTCCCGCCTGCTCACCGAGGAGGAGAAGCTCGTTCTCACGAGCACTCGGTTGCAGGCCAAGGCGGATGCCTTCCGCACGCGCATCGAGGCGTTGCGGGCGACCGAGGCCGCCGAGGACGCGCGAGCGCGCATCGAGGAGGCGTCCGCTGCCGTCAGCAGGGAACTTGGGGACGTCGGCGAGGTGATACGGGACGCGGAGACCGCGGCGCTCCAGACCAGGCAGCGGGCCTCCGCGCTGGGTGACCTGATCGCGAACGGGACGGTGCCGCCCATCACACAGGCCGACGAGTCCGTGGCCGGTGAGTCGTCGATCTCGCCGGTGGCCCCGGGGGTCGAGGAGGAGTTGCAGGCGCTGAGGGCCGACCTGGCCGACGCTGCGGTCCCCACGGACCAGCAGTATCAGCAGCCCGGTTCGCTGCCCGCGACCGACGTGCAGGACGCGCCGATCACCCAGCCGGTACTCACGCAGCCGGCGGTCACCCAGCCGGTACTCACTCAGCCACCGGTGGCCTCCGAGCCCCTCGCCACCCCGCCCACGTCCACGGACGCCGCCGATCACGCGATTGCCCCCGAGGGGACGGAGCAGTGA